A stretch of Aerococcus christensenii DNA encodes these proteins:
- a CDS encoding immunity protein Imm33 domain-containing protein has protein sequence MQQWLPDGNLILMSKKLYNKEAKLLWAWRETPSIPKDSGWRLLSTEDTTESLRQSSTVFLPYETVLTIQPAIAFIYYYPVGADFQFTEQGYSQHFAYNDTYEYVKPAKSIQGLPFKDYAFQSHFSLFIEDFQKAREKKKFCFHWSDEELRTLNELNRQLFHFYNVLMGTRKTPLKVKEDVLLIGLGLGFLFKKCQIKNIVFLEEEMMNVVVHSLFIRFNCSLDQTKQTIIAYWQATKTAPIAKQLMQYGIMMATWIDNKSFEAVHKEYQRLCTHYLEN, from the coding sequence GTGCAGCAATGGTTACCAGATGGTAATTTGATTTTAATGTCAAAGAAACTCTACAATAAAGAAGCTAAACTTTTATGGGCTTGGAGAGAAACTCCTTCAATACCTAAAGACAGTGGTTGGCGTCTTTTAAGTACAGAGGATACTACTGAATCTTTACGACAATCTTCAACGGTATTTCTTCCCTATGAGACAGTTCTTACAATTCAACCAGCAATAGCGTTTATCTATTATTATCCGGTAGGTGCTGATTTTCAATTCACAGAACAAGGATACTCACAGCATTTTGCTTATAATGATACTTATGAATATGTGAAACCAGCAAAATCCATTCAGGGCTTGCCATTCAAAGATTACGCTTTTCAATCTCATTTTTCACTTTTTATAGAAGATTTTCAGAAAGCAAGGGAAAAAAAGAAGTTTTGCTTTCATTGGTCGGATGAGGAATTGCGGACTTTAAATGAACTCAATAGACAATTGTTTCATTTCTATAATGTTTTAATGGGAACTAGGAAAACTCCCTTAAAAGTTAAAGAAGACGTGTTATTAATAGGTCTTGGGCTAGGTTTCTTATTTAAAAAATGCCAAATCAAAAATATTGTTTTTCTTGAAGAAGAAATGATGAATGTGGTTGTTCATAGCCTTTTTATACGCTTTAATTGTTCTTTGGATCAAACAAAACAGACGATAATAGCATATTGGCAAGCAACAAAGACAGCGCCTATCGCTAAACAACTTATGCAATATGGGATAATGATGGCAACATGGATAGATAATAAATCTTTTGAAGCTGTTCACAAAGAATATCAGCGATTGTGTACACACTATTTAGAAAATTAA
- the yidD gene encoding membrane protein insertion efficiency factor YidD, giving the protein MNKVFIKGVLFYQKWISPLFSPSCRYFPTCSNYMLQSLAKYGAFKGGLMGIFRILRCHPLAKGGVDPVPDTFSWKKSFKSKDNNHFLL; this is encoded by the coding sequence ATGAATAAAGTGTTTATAAAAGGTGTTCTATTTTATCAAAAATGGATTTCTCCTTTGTTTTCGCCTTCTTGTAGATATTTTCCGACGTGTTCGAACTACATGCTTCAATCTTTAGCAAAATATGGAGCTTTTAAGGGAGGACTTATGGGGATATTTCGAATTTTAAGATGTCATCCTCTCGCAAAGGGAGGAGTTGATCCTGTCCCAGATACGTTTTCTTGGAAGAAAAGTTTTAAAAGTAAAGATAATAATCATTTTCTTTTATAA
- a CDS encoding YoaK family protein — protein sequence MPPKKLLITENIVYSWLLTTSGGCQTAYSYINHNGVFAGFQSGNIIKLGIHIGTGNFHNILLFIVSILSFLLGTAFARILHYRFYDDENHFKRHYFVMVYSMFLMALSAIATQYINDLLAVCLLTLATASQFEEFRSVKGTPYTPMMMTGNLRKLTENLFDYLFYPNDEVKQLAKSNVIYISTILVCYITGTIFVSFLQQFLGLATIIIPISLTGTALFWLMIHAHQLS from the coding sequence ATGCCACCTAAAAAATTGCTAATTACTGAAAATATTGTATATTCTTGGCTTTTAACAACTTCAGGAGGTTGTCAAACCGCTTATTCTTACATTAATCATAACGGGGTTTTTGCTGGCTTTCAATCAGGAAATATTATTAAATTAGGCATTCACATTGGAACTGGAAATTTTCATAATATACTTCTCTTTATTGTTTCTATCCTATCCTTTTTATTAGGAACCGCCTTTGCTCGTATTTTGCATTATCGGTTTTATGATGATGAAAATCATTTTAAGCGCCACTATTTCGTGATGGTGTATTCTATGTTCTTAATGGCCTTATCTGCAATAGCCACCCAATATATTAACGATCTTCTAGCAGTTTGCCTTTTAACATTAGCCACGGCCTCTCAATTTGAAGAGTTTCGATCTGTAAAAGGAACTCCCTACACACCTATGATGATGACAGGAAACCTTCGAAAATTAACAGAAAACTTATTTGACTATTTATTCTATCCAAATGATGAAGTTAAACAATTAGCTAAAAGTAATGTTATCTATATTTCAACTATTCTAGTCTGTTATATTACCGGCACCATTTTTGTCAGTTTTCTACAACAATTTTTGGGATTAGCCACCATTATTATTCCTATTTCTTTAACAGGAACCGCTCTTTTCTGGTTAATGATACATGCTCACCAATTATCGTAA
- a CDS encoding DNA/RNA non-specific endonuclease: MATIILALCVVLAIAFVIYGIPKYTPKRWTKKIQKILLVGIIGLIVVTAIQLEKSTSQPEEVKTSQEKKRKQKVSSGKWQQSNPIAGKAGIKWKSEEAQNLISQVKKNKITTPPKVPKNKRFVVVNENVPLFTEENLKFEQAYANYGELDYLQRVTGAEGILGVELMPTDDREAIDSITPTGWQQIRYVNVKGGWLYNRSHLIGYQLTGENANNKNLMTGTRWFNTEGMLPFENYVVHYMKSTGNHVRYRVTPVFEGNNQLASGIYMEALSIEDGGELQFHIFIPNRQPGVKINYSTGKSVGSQGPIQDGELSKFSK; encoded by the coding sequence TAAATATACGCCTAAAAGATGGACTAAAAAGATTCAAAAAATACTTTTAGTAGGAATAATAGGTCTAATTGTTGTAACGGCAATTCAGCTCGAAAAATCTACTTCTCAACCAGAAGAAGTGAAGACTTCTCAAGAAAAAAAGAGAAAACAGAAAGTCTCAAGTGGAAAGTGGCAACAAAGTAATCCGATAGCCGGAAAAGCTGGGATAAAGTGGAAATCAGAAGAAGCTCAAAATTTAATTTCTCAAGTGAAGAAAAATAAAATCACTACTCCTCCTAAAGTACCTAAGAATAAACGATTTGTTGTAGTAAATGAAAATGTTCCTTTATTTACAGAAGAGAATTTAAAATTTGAACAGGCTTACGCCAATTATGGAGAGTTAGATTATTTACAAAGAGTAACAGGAGCTGAAGGTATTCTAGGGGTAGAATTAATGCCAACTGATGATCGAGAAGCTATAGATAGCATTACTCCGACTGGTTGGCAACAGATAAGATATGTTAATGTTAAAGGGGGATGGCTTTATAATCGCTCACATTTGATTGGCTATCAGTTGACTGGAGAGAATGCGAATAATAAAAATCTTATGACAGGGACTAGATGGTTTAATACAGAAGGAATGCTTCCCTTTGAAAATTATGTTGTACATTATATGAAAAGTACAGGCAACCATGTTAGATATCGAGTAACTCCGGTATTTGAAGGGAACAATCAGTTAGCCAGTGGGATTTATATGGAAGCTTTATCTATAGAAGATGGTGGAGAATTACAATTTCATATTTTTATCCCTAATCGGCAGCCAGGAGTAAAGATAAACTATTCAACAGGAAAGAGTGTTGGTTCTCAAGGTCCTATTCAAGACGGTGAACTTTCAAAATTCTCCAAATAA
- a CDS encoding CTP synthase, whose product MSKNTKYIFVTGGVVSSIGKGLVASSLGRLLKNKGLTVTMQKFDPYINVDPGTMSPYQHGEVYVLDDGTETDLDLGHYERFVDVKLNKFSNVTTGKIYSEVIAKERRGDYLGATVQVIPHITNAIKEKILRAGESTDADVVITEIGGTVGDIESQPFIEAIRQWRKAVGTENICYIHTTLLPYLHAAGELKTKPTQHSVKELRSLGIQPDILVVRTEKPMPEGMREKISTFCDVKPENIIENRDVDTIYSLPLALQAQGFDDKVCEALELNGLGQANMEFWSDLSKRVLKLKNKVKIALVGKYVSLQDAYLSVAEALKHAGYDYDSEIDLDWVPAEEITAENVSQRLGDADGILVPGGFGSRGIEGKIQAIRYARENKVPFMGICLGMQLASIEFARDVCGYTDANSTEIDPETQAPIISLMADQESIEEMGGTQRLGAYPCVLKKGTLAESLYRVEEISERHRHRYEFNNAFRESLGEKGLVFSGTSPDERLVEIVELKDHPFFIASQFHPEFLSRPNHPHPIFKGFVKASLENHK is encoded by the coding sequence ATGAGTAAAAACACCAAATATATTTTTGTGACAGGTGGCGTAGTTTCGTCAATCGGTAAGGGCTTAGTTGCTTCTTCTTTAGGCCGGTTACTTAAAAATAAAGGATTGACAGTTACTATGCAAAAATTTGATCCTTATATTAATGTCGATCCAGGGACTATGTCTCCTTACCAACATGGAGAAGTGTATGTATTAGATGATGGTACAGAAACGGACTTAGATTTAGGTCATTATGAACGTTTTGTTGATGTGAAGTTGAATAAATTCTCGAACGTTACCACAGGAAAAATTTATTCCGAAGTTATTGCTAAAGAACGTAGAGGAGATTATTTAGGAGCAACTGTTCAGGTTATACCTCATATCACAAATGCTATTAAAGAAAAGATTCTTCGTGCAGGTGAATCAACAGATGCGGATGTTGTTATTACTGAAATTGGAGGAACTGTTGGAGATATCGAATCTCAACCTTTCATTGAAGCTATTCGTCAATGGCGTAAAGCAGTAGGGACAGAAAATATTTGTTATATTCATACAACACTTCTTCCTTATTTACATGCGGCTGGTGAATTAAAGACTAAACCTACACAACATTCTGTTAAAGAATTGCGTTCTTTAGGTATTCAGCCAGATATTTTAGTGGTACGAACAGAAAAACCTATGCCTGAAGGAATGAGAGAAAAAATATCTACTTTCTGTGATGTAAAACCTGAAAATATTATTGAAAATAGAGATGTAGATACCATTTATTCCTTACCGCTCGCTTTACAAGCACAAGGATTTGATGATAAAGTATGCGAGGCTCTTGAATTGAATGGTCTTGGGCAAGCTAATATGGAATTTTGGTCTGATCTTTCTAAACGTGTTCTAAAATTAAAAAATAAAGTGAAAATTGCTTTAGTTGGAAAATATGTTTCTTTACAAGACGCTTATCTCTCAGTAGCAGAAGCTTTAAAACATGCGGGATATGACTATGATTCAGAAATTGATTTGGATTGGGTGCCAGCAGAAGAGATTACCGCTGAAAATGTAAGTCAACGTTTAGGAGATGCTGATGGTATTTTAGTCCCGGGAGGATTTGGTTCGCGGGGGATCGAAGGGAAAATTCAAGCTATCCGTTATGCGCGTGAAAACAAAGTTCCTTTTATGGGAATTTGTTTAGGTATGCAATTAGCAAGTATCGAATTTGCTCGTGATGTTTGTGGATATACAGATGCTAATTCAACAGAAATAGATCCTGAAACACAAGCTCCAATTATCTCTTTGATGGCTGATCAAGAATCTATTGAAGAAATGGGGGGGACTCAACGTTTGGGAGCTTATCCATGTGTTCTAAAAAAGGGGACGTTAGCCGAAAGTCTTTATCGAGTAGAAGAAATTTCAGAACGTCATCGTCATCGTTATGAATTTAATAATGCTTTCCGTGAAAGCTTGGGAGAAAAAGGATTAGTTTTCTCTGGAACTTCTCCAGATGAAAGATTGGTTGAAATTGTAGAGTTGAAAGATCATCCATTCTTTATTGCAAGTCAATTCCATCCAGAATTTCTTTCACGCCCAAATCATCCACATCCTATTTTCAAGGGATTTGTAAAAGCCTCTTTAGAAAATCATAAATAG
- a CDS encoding LysR family transcriptional regulator yields MNFQKLKYAIVVANSGSFRAASRRLYMAQSSLSTAIKELEEEYQIQIFERTKRGIFITEEGSEFLTYAEDILSQVKTLEQRYLGDNDRHMFSISGQHYDFAAEAFARLVDEESGRKDWNFRFLETSTSRVIDDVRHSYSELGILYLNDSNRRVIEQHLDHYELVFKKLGLFYPHAFLGKNHPLANLKEIYLEDLKKYPIIKFEQAKGSSLQFSEESLEGNFEGEQVIYASDRATVINLLAKTNAYLLGSGIVTSPFSLLERTIPIVDGEVSEIGYIQARYRKNSELAEKYIDHLRKMVKNKK; encoded by the coding sequence ATGAATTTTCAAAAACTTAAGTATGCAATTGTTGTGGCTAATTCAGGATCTTTTCGTGCGGCGAGTCGTCGTTTATACATGGCCCAGTCGTCTTTGTCGACTGCGATTAAAGAATTAGAAGAAGAATATCAAATTCAAATTTTTGAACGGACAAAACGTGGGATATTTATTACAGAAGAGGGCAGTGAGTTTTTAACTTATGCAGAAGATATCCTATCTCAAGTAAAAACTTTAGAGCAACGCTATTTAGGGGATAATGATCGCCATATGTTTTCGATATCTGGGCAACATTATGATTTTGCTGCAGAAGCATTTGCTCGATTGGTGGATGAAGAGTCTGGTCGAAAAGACTGGAATTTTCGATTTTTAGAAACCTCAACCAGTCGAGTTATTGATGATGTGAGGCATTCTTATAGTGAGTTGGGTATTCTTTATTTAAATGATTCAAATCGTCGAGTCATTGAACAACATTTGGATCATTATGAATTAGTTTTTAAAAAGCTGGGCTTGTTTTATCCGCATGCCTTTTTGGGAAAGAATCACCCATTGGCTAACTTAAAAGAAATTTATTTAGAAGATTTGAAAAAATATCCCATTATAAAATTTGAACAAGCGAAGGGCTCTTCTTTACAATTTAGTGAGGAATCTTTAGAAGGCAATTTTGAAGGGGAACAAGTTATTTATGCCTCAGATCGAGCAACAGTGATTAATTTATTAGCTAAAACAAACGCTTATTTATTAGGATCTGGGATTGTAACCTCGCCTTTTAGTTTACTTGAACGTACGATTCCAATCGTAGATGGTGAAGTAAGTGAAATAGGCTATATTCAAGCCCGATATCGAAAAAACTCTGAATTAGCTGAAAAATACATTGATCATTTAAGAAAAATGGTTAAAAATAAAAAATAA
- a CDS encoding threonine/serine exporter family protein encodes MITKESTVEVQHIEKVKKENIQIIQKKILETALLAGQIMCESNAESYRVEDTMNHILTYSKASYAVAVSFSTSIYAILDDLKYSNGGYAGIKRITSRSNNLNKISQVNAVSRLLINRKITIEEAYKRLVVIRQQPNQYSTFLFSLSIIGLALSFSVMFGGGIQEFIASGIDGVILSLIAILMNKYYVNKALSNLVQSLVITVVAYMLLLFLYPQMKVSVVIVSTLMPMVPGTAITNSLRDIFREDYIAGSSRALEAFFEALMIAIGSVVGLAILKGII; translated from the coding sequence GTGATAACTAAAGAATCAACAGTTGAAGTTCAACATATAGAAAAAGTGAAAAAAGAAAATATTCAAATTATTCAAAAGAAAATTTTAGAAACGGCCTTACTAGCAGGTCAAATTATGTGTGAATCTAATGCAGAATCTTACCGTGTAGAAGATACAATGAATCATATTTTAACGTATTCTAAAGCGTCATATGCAGTGGCTGTTTCTTTTTCGACGTCTATTTATGCTATTCTAGATGATCTTAAATATAGTAATGGTGGATATGCAGGGATTAAAAGGATTACCTCACGTTCTAATAATTTAAATAAAATTTCTCAAGTGAATGCGGTATCTCGGTTACTCATTAATAGAAAAATAACTATAGAGGAAGCATATAAACGTTTAGTGGTAATTCGTCAGCAACCCAATCAGTATTCAACGTTTTTGTTTTCTTTGAGCATTATAGGTTTAGCACTTTCTTTTTCTGTGATGTTTGGTGGGGGAATACAAGAATTTATTGCTTCTGGTATTGATGGAGTGATACTTTCATTAATTGCTATATTAATGAATAAATACTATGTTAATAAAGCTTTATCTAATCTCGTTCAATCTTTAGTGATTACAGTGGTTGCTTATATGTTATTGTTGTTTCTTTATCCTCAAATGAAAGTATCTGTAGTTATTGTCTCTACTTTGATGCCGATGGTACCAGGAACAGCGATAACAAATTCTTTGCGAGATATTTTTAGAGAAGATTATATTGCAGGAAGTTCACGAGCTCTGGAAGCTTTTTTTGAAGCTTTGATGATTGCGATTGGATCAGTTGTAGGATTAGCTATTTTGAAAGGAATAATTTAA
- a CDS encoding DJ-1 family glyoxalase III, whose product MKVMILLSKHYEETEALTVVDYLRRADITIDMVATEGNLQTVGAHNIVILADKLIQDVNAKDYEMIITPGGVGGTEALMANKEVVHLFKEQFQSDRYLASICASPLVLGKAKISEHIRGTIYPGFEKKLSFKEYISDEPVVVDREHQVITSQGPATAVYFALTLIEVLKGKEVRDQVAKGLLLPQLEDFIKA is encoded by the coding sequence ATGAAAGTAATGATTTTATTAAGTAAACATTATGAAGAAACAGAAGCCTTAACAGTTGTTGATTATTTAAGACGGGCAGATATCACGATTGATATGGTTGCTACAGAAGGCAACTTACAAACTGTAGGGGCGCACAATATTGTTATTTTAGCTGATAAATTAATTCAAGATGTGAACGCCAAAGATTATGAAATGATTATTACTCCAGGTGGCGTTGGCGGAACAGAAGCTTTGATGGCAAATAAAGAAGTTGTTCATTTATTCAAAGAACAGTTTCAATCAGATCGCTATTTAGCAAGTATTTGTGCTTCTCCATTAGTATTAGGGAAAGCAAAAATTTCTGAACATATCCGTGGAACCATTTATCCAGGTTTTGAGAAAAAATTGAGTTTTAAAGAATACATTTCAGATGAGCCTGTTGTTGTGGATAGAGAGCATCAAGTCATTACGTCTCAAGGCCCAGCAACGGCTGTGTATTTTGCATTAACTTTGATTGAAGTATTAAAAGGAAAGGAAGTACGTGATCAAGTGGCTAAGGGGCTATTGCTTCCTCAATTAGAAGATTTTATTAAAGCTTAA
- a CDS encoding threonine/serine exporter family protein → MKYYLIQLLAAYFVGISCSISVEEPRKMILKTAIIDTAGWGLYLFCLDFFHWSIILSTYIAGLLIASLSHGFARLFKEPVTVFFIPGFFTLVPGGGMYRTAFYLFQGNTPRGLSELSTTLFIALAIALAVFTCDTTVQIIFNQKMPKFIRRNRKHKNS, encoded by the coding sequence ATGAAGTATTATTTAATTCAATTATTAGCCGCTTATTTTGTAGGAATTTCTTGTTCTATTTCTGTAGAAGAGCCTCGAAAAATGATTTTAAAAACAGCAATTATTGATACGGCAGGATGGGGACTTTATTTATTTTGTTTAGATTTTTTTCATTGGTCAATTATTTTATCCACTTATATTGCGGGATTATTAATTGCAAGTTTATCGCATGGGTTTGCTCGATTATTTAAAGAACCCGTGACAGTCTTTTTTATTCCTGGATTTTTTACTTTAGTTCCTGGAGGAGGAATGTATCGAACGGCCTTCTATTTGTTTCAAGGAAATACTCCCAGAGGATTATCTGAACTATCAACGACTTTATTTATTGCTTTAGCTATTGCTTTGGCCGTATTTACCTGCGATACGACTGTTCAAATTATTTTTAATCAGAAAATGCCTAAGTTTATTCGAAGAAATCGAAAGCATAAAAATTCATAG
- a CDS encoding amidohydrolase, protein MKQFIDALYEQLDKKKERIIKIREELHAHAEESFKEQWTAQYILDFYKDLDCEVKSSVGNGYGIVVTIDSLKPGKTLALRADFDALPIKEETNLPFASKTDAMHACGHDGHTAYLLVLAETLIELKDQFSGKIIILHQNAEEASPGGAKSMIEAGCLEGVDNVIGMHFMSNIPVGTINYHIGNAQTGRDNFHLTIHGQGGHASSPHSANDAIVAASYFVMSVQTIISRRLNPFDVGSITIGNFNGVGANNAINGKVVLGGDVRSIAPETSQKIEEEIRNKVKGIEATFGVTCDLDYIHDYPVLYNDPDITEFAIRAIQSHPFDELKGIHAVSPQPPSEDFAYYAQKVPSTFLWIGCQSEDQEKHPAFPHHHPKFYMDEGALIVAAKGMAAIVATYLEENNIK, encoded by the coding sequence ATGAAGCAATTTATTGACGCACTTTATGAACAACTAGATAAAAAGAAAGAGCGCATAATAAAAATCCGTGAAGAACTTCATGCACACGCAGAAGAATCTTTCAAAGAACAATGGACTGCTCAATATATTCTAGATTTTTATAAAGACCTAGATTGTGAAGTAAAATCTTCAGTTGGAAATGGTTACGGAATTGTTGTAACCATTGATTCTCTAAAACCTGGAAAAACCTTGGCTTTACGCGCTGATTTTGATGCTTTACCTATAAAAGAAGAAACGAATCTTCCTTTTGCTTCAAAAACAGATGCCATGCACGCTTGCGGACATGATGGGCATACCGCTTATCTCCTTGTTTTAGCAGAAACCCTTATCGAATTAAAAGATCAGTTTTCTGGGAAAATTATCATTCTTCACCAAAACGCTGAAGAAGCTTCTCCAGGAGGCGCCAAATCAATGATCGAAGCGGGCTGTTTGGAAGGTGTCGATAACGTTATCGGCATGCATTTTATGAGTAATATACCAGTGGGGACCATCAATTATCACATTGGCAACGCACAAACAGGACGAGATAACTTCCACTTAACAATCCACGGACAAGGAGGGCACGCTTCTTCTCCTCACTCGGCTAATGACGCCATTGTCGCCGCATCTTATTTCGTAATGTCTGTACAAACTATTATTAGTCGACGGCTAAATCCTTTTGATGTTGGATCTATTACTATAGGCAATTTTAACGGAGTAGGGGCAAATAATGCTATCAATGGTAAAGTGGTCTTAGGTGGAGACGTTCGATCTATTGCACCTGAAACCAGTCAAAAAATAGAAGAAGAAATTCGAAATAAAGTAAAAGGAATAGAAGCAACTTTTGGTGTAACCTGTGATTTAGATTATATTCATGATTACCCTGTTCTTTATAATGATCCTGATATCACCGAATTTGCTATTCGTGCCATTCAATCGCATCCATTTGATGAACTTAAGGGTATTCATGCCGTATCTCCTCAACCACCTTCTGAAGATTTTGCTTATTATGCCCAAAAAGTTCCAAGTACTTTCTTATGGATTGGCTGCCAATCTGAAGATCAAGAAAAACATCCTGCTTTCCCTCACCATCATCCAAAATTCTATATGGATGAAGGCGCCTTAATTGTAGCCGCTAAGGGAATGGCTGCTATTGTAGCCACTTATTTAGAAGAAAATAATATCAAATAA
- the glmM gene encoding phosphoglucosamine mutase has translation MLTYFGTDGVRGEANKILTPELAFKLGRYGGYVLLQHITDNNEHPRVLVARDTRISGQLLEHALISGLLSVGIEVLQLGVITTPAVAYLTRTTGAVAGVMISASHNPAEDNGIKFFGSDGFKLSDAQEEEIESYLKQEKDNLPRPSAEGLGTVSEYPEGAAKYLEFLQSTIAGNLSGLNICVDAANGASAPLVNRLFADLECDFTTIATNPDGININKGVGSTHPERLQQLVLEKNAQAGVAFDGDADRCLAVDEKGRLIDGDHIMHICGKYLNDHGKLKNSTIVATVMSNLGFHKAIKIAGMKDITTKVGDRYVVEAMREGNYNLGGEQSGHIIFMDHNTTGDGLLTAIQLLYVLKQSGKTLSQLADEMTTYPQKLVNVSVTREGKIEAANHPEILSLTKEVEKELGQDGRILVRPSGTQNLLRVMVEATTDDLALNYANRIADKVKELYGIDN, from the coding sequence ATGTTAACATATTTTGGAACTGACGGCGTACGTGGAGAAGCTAATAAAATTTTAACCCCTGAACTCGCCTTTAAACTTGGCCGATATGGCGGCTATGTTCTTTTACAACATATAACAGATAACAATGAACACCCTCGAGTACTTGTAGCAAGAGATACAAGAATTTCTGGTCAATTACTCGAACACGCACTTATTTCAGGACTTTTATCGGTCGGTATCGAAGTTCTTCAATTAGGCGTCATTACAACTCCAGCTGTCGCTTATCTCACCCGTACAACAGGAGCGGTTGCAGGAGTCATGATCTCTGCTAGCCATAATCCTGCCGAAGATAACGGGATTAAGTTCTTTGGAAGCGATGGTTTCAAACTCTCCGACGCTCAAGAAGAAGAAATTGAATCTTATCTTAAACAAGAAAAAGATAATCTTCCTAGACCATCTGCAGAAGGTTTAGGAACTGTCAGTGAATACCCTGAAGGCGCAGCTAAATATTTAGAATTTTTACAATCTACTATTGCTGGAAATCTCTCCGGTTTAAATATCTGTGTAGATGCCGCTAACGGCGCTTCTGCTCCACTTGTTAATCGTTTGTTCGCTGACCTCGAATGCGATTTTACAACGATTGCCACTAATCCAGACGGCATTAATATTAATAAAGGCGTAGGTTCTACTCACCCAGAAAGACTTCAACAACTTGTTCTTGAAAAAAATGCGCAAGCTGGCGTAGCCTTTGATGGTGATGCTGATCGTTGCTTAGCTGTAGATGAAAAAGGAAGATTAATAGATGGCGATCATATTATGCATATTTGTGGGAAGTATCTCAACGATCATGGTAAATTAAAAAATAGTACAATCGTTGCTACTGTAATGTCTAATCTCGGTTTTCATAAAGCAATTAAAATAGCTGGAATGAAAGATATCACTACAAAAGTCGGTGACCGCTATGTCGTAGAAGCTATGCGTGAAGGAAACTACAACTTAGGTGGAGAGCAATCTGGTCATATTATCTTCATGGATCACAACACAACAGGCGACGGCTTATTAACAGCTATTCAACTGCTCTATGTCCTCAAGCAATCGGGCAAAACACTTAGCCAATTAGCAGACGAAATGACCACCTATCCTCAAAAATTAGTTAATGTCAGTGTCACAAGAGAAGGAAAAATTGAAGCAGCCAATCATCCAGAGATTCTTTCACTCACTAAAGAAGTTGAAAAAGAACTTGGCCAAGACGGACGTATTCTTGTACGTCCTAGTGGGACACAAAACCTTCTTCGCGTGATGGTCGAAGCTACGACAGATGATCTTGCCTTAAATTATGCTAACCGCATCGCAGATAAAGTCAAAGAACTTTACGGTATCGATAACTAA